The following proteins come from a genomic window of Metarhizium brunneum chromosome 2, complete sequence:
- the citA gene encoding Esterase citA, giving the protein MTVDDTLSLPRILCLHGGGVNGTVFRLQCRAIIAQLGHRFRFVFMDAPYTSRPHRDIVTVYGDFAPFYRWLAWSREEPGLPPWARAGDVMDACLAAMERDAGDGPWAAVLGFSQGAKVAASLLWAQQRADEVLGPGRARTAFRFAVLMAGSAPVLHLDLRLPPPPPHVASPDAFSTDFTDYPDPGAPPSGLHVLRLPTLHVHGLQDPGIQRHRCLLERYCMPATARLVEWDAGHRLPVKTADVKAVVTEVLRLARETGAIPPDVDAL; this is encoded by the coding sequence ATGACGGTCGACGACACGCTCTCCCTCCCCCGCATCCTGTGCctgcacggcggcggcgtcaacGGCACCGTCTTCCGGCTGCAGTGCCGCGCCATCATCGCGCAGCTCGGCCACCGGTTCCGCTTCGTCTTCATGGACGCGCCCTACACGTCCCGGCCGCACCGCGACATCGTCACCGTCTACGGCGACTTCGCCCCCTTCTACCGCTGGCTCGCGTGGAGCCGCGAGGAGCCGGGCCTGCCGCCGTGGGCGCGCGCCGGCGACGTCATGGACGCGTgcctggccgccatggagcgcgacgccggcgacgggccgtgggcggcggtgctgggcTTCTCGCAGGGCGCCAAGGTGGCCGCGAGCCTGCTGTGGGCGCAGCAGCGCGCCGACGAGGTCCTGGGCCCCGGCCGCGCCAGGACCGCCTTCCGCTTCGCCGTGCTGATGGCCGGCAGCGCCCCCGTCCTGCACCTCGACCTGCgcctgccgccgcccccgccgcacgTCGCCAGCCCCGACGCCTTCAGCACCGACTTCACCGACTACCCGGACCCCGGCGCGCCCCCGAGCGGCCTCCACGTCCTGCGCCTGCCCACCCTGCACGTCCACGGCCTGCAGGACCCGGGCATCCAGAGGCACCGCTGCCTGCTCGAGCGCTACTGCATGCCCGCCACTGCCCGCCTCGTCGAGTGGGATGCCGGCCACCGCCTGCCCGTCAAGACGGCCGatgtcaaggccgtcgtcaCCGAGGTTCTGCGCCTGGCGCGGGAGACGGGCGCCATTCCGCCAGACGTTGACGCGTTATAG